A segment of the Longimicrobiaceae bacterium genome:
GGTCACGTGCGGGTACTTTTCCGTCTCGGCGGTGCGGAATCCGGTCCTGCCGTGCGCCGCGAGGACCTCGGAGAGGATGTTGTCCATCGGCTGCGGGGGGAACGCCGCCGGAAGGGGGAACTCCTCGTCGTACTGCGTCATGGTGACCACCTCCACCTCCGGGTGGCCCTCGCCGCGGTCGAAGCCGGAGAACTCCGCGTCGGCCAGGGCGCGCGTCATCTGCCGCGCGCGGTCCGCCCGGAAGTTGAAGAAGATCACCCCGTCGCCGTCGCGGATCCGACCCAGGGGCTCTCCGTCCGCGTCCACTACCACCCGCGGCTGCACGAACTCGTCCGTCTCGCCGGAGGCGTACGCCTCGCCGATGGCCGCGACCGGGTCCGTGACCGGGATCCCCTCGCCATGGACCATGGCGCGGTAGGCCTTCTCGGTGCGGTCCCAGCGCCGGTCGCGGTCCATGGCCCAGTAGCGCCCCATGACCGTCGCGACCGCGCAGCCGTCCCCGTGGTTGGCGCGTCCCATCAGCTCGGTGAGGAAGTCGCGCGCGGACTGCGGAGGGGTGTCGCGCCCGTCCAGGAAGGCGTGGATCCGCACCCGCGGCAGCCCGTGCCTCTTCGCCATCTCGCAGAGCGCCAGGAGGTGCGCGTCCACCGCGTGCACCCCGCCGGGGCCGATCAGCCCCATCAGGTGCAGCGCCGCGCCGCGCTCCCTGACCGCCCCGATCAGCTCCCGGAAGGCGGGGTTCAGGTCGAGCTCGCCCTCCTCGATCGCCCGGGAGATGCGGAGCAGCGACTGCATCACCACCCGCCCGGCGCCCAGGTTCAGGTGCCCCACCTCGGAGTTCCCCATCTGGCCTTCCGGGAGCCCCACCGCCGGGCCGTGGGTGGCGAGGGTGGCGCGGGGGTAGCGACCCTCCTCCCACAGGTGCCGCCAGGCGGGCGCGTCGGCGCGGGTGACCGCGTTGTCGTCGGCAGGCTCGCGCAGCCCCCAGCCGTCCAGGATCACCAGCGCCACGCGCGGGGCGTCGGGGGCGTCCATCTCGTTGTCAGGCAGAGGCTTGGGATGATCGGGCATCGGTCGGGTCGCGGGCGCGGTCTGAATGGGCCGGTTGACAGCGGGTCGTGCCGTGTCTATCCTGGAATCCTTCCACGCCCGAATCTACGTGCCCCACCGGGGGCGTGCCACCCCGAAGGTTTCCCCGTGAAGGCCCTGCGGAACCCCCTTTTCCTGCTCTGCATCCTGCAGGCGGCGGCGAGCGCGTCGGCCGCCGCTCAGACCGCCCCGGCGAAGGG
Coding sequences within it:
- the gpmI gene encoding 2,3-bisphosphoglycerate-independent phosphoglycerate mutase, translating into MPDHPKPLPDNEMDAPDAPRVALVILDGWGLREPADDNAVTRADAPAWRHLWEEGRYPRATLATHGPAVGLPEGQMGNSEVGHLNLGAGRVVMQSLLRISRAIEEGELDLNPAFRELIGAVRERGAALHLMGLIGPGGVHAVDAHLLALCEMAKRHGLPRVRIHAFLDGRDTPPQSARDFLTELMGRANHGDGCAVATVMGRYWAMDRDRRWDRTEKAYRAMVHGEGIPVTDPVAAIGEAYASGETDEFVQPRVVVDADGEPLGRIRDGDGVIFFNFRADRARQMTRALADAEFSGFDRGEGHPEVEVVTMTQYDEEFPLPAAFPPQPMDNILSEVLAAHGRTGFRTAETEKYPHVTYFFNGGVEDPPPGEDRRMVASPRVPTYDLQPQMSAPEVTEGLVEAIRSRRYDVLVCNFANPDMVGHTGVLEAAVRAVETVDAGLAATLQACRETGTTLIVTADHGNCEQMWDPTTNGPHTAHTTNPVGIVLVEPEGRRTAAGLEHGALCDVAPTILGLLGVPQPKEMTGRDLRRPR